The Thermotoga sp. genome window below encodes:
- a CDS encoding GAF domain-containing protein: MRSIVQNKVEECLEILRWDRTKWADFWESLRKKFGPIVPNYEKVLRLSDEEVKKILWNTERRELDRFKWEWLDVSRNKKVECAESLSERAEFLELKREDFSVFLMALLGKTDWMVVDGEKEKIVLIDVFSLWRKGLLKELSLATLQAAIGFRKGENVGNYGGKKAYFNSLLKKVEEILSEGKETLKDLCEFLRNHVSYYDWVGFYFVEDGKLKLGPFVGEPTEHVEIPFGIGVCGQAAERKETFVVQDVTRETNYLSCSPKTKAEIVVPVFKNGEIVGELDIDSYSPSPFSEEDRRFLERICELVSKVV, encoded by the coding sequence ATGAGAAGCATCGTACAGAACAAGGTCGAAGAGTGCCTCGAGATCCTGAGATGGGACAGGACGAAATGGGCTGATTTCTGGGAGAGTTTGAGAAAAAAGTTCGGCCCCATCGTACCGAACTACGAAAAGGTCCTCAGACTCAGTGACGAGGAGGTCAAAAAGATTCTCTGGAACACGGAGAGGCGGGAGCTGGACAGGTTCAAATGGGAATGGCTCGATGTTTCTCGAAACAAGAAAGTGGAGTGTGCGGAGTCTCTCTCCGAAAGAGCAGAATTCCTCGAGCTGAAAAGAGAGGACTTTTCCGTGTTTCTGATGGCGCTCCTTGGAAAAACAGATTGGATGGTCGTTGATGGAGAAAAAGAGAAGATCGTTTTGATAGACGTCTTTTCTCTCTGGAGAAAGGGGCTGCTCAAAGAGCTTTCGCTAGCAACCCTTCAGGCGGCGATCGGCTTCAGGAAGGGGGAAAACGTGGGAAACTACGGAGGAAAGAAAGCGTACTTCAACTCACTTCTGAAAAAGGTGGAAGAGATCCTGAGTGAAGGAAAAGAGACCCTTAAGGATCTGTGTGAATTTTTGAGAAATCACGTTTCTTACTACGACTGGGTTGGGTTCTACTTTGTTGAGGATGGTAAACTGAAGCTCGGACCCTTCGTGGGTGAACCCACAGAGCATGTGGAGATTCCGTTCGGAATAGGTGTATGCGGACAGGCCGCAGAGAGAAAGGAAACGTTCGTTGTCCAAGATGTGACCAGGGAGACGAACTATTTGTCCTGCAGTCCGAAAACAAAGGCGGAGATAGTGGTACCCGTGTTCAAAAACGGAGAGATTGTGGGAGAACTGGACATAGACTCGTACAGTCCCTCTCCATTCTCCGAGGAGGACAGAAGGTTTCTCGAGAGGATATGTGAACTCGTATCCAAAGTGGTGTGA
- a CDS encoding TIGR01212 family radical SAM protein (This family includes YhcC from E. coli K-12, an uncharacterized radical SAM protein.), translating into MRYRKLSEYLKERYGERVQRIVIFGGFSCPNRDGTKGKGGCIYCDATGSGFTTLMNLPIREQVLRMKERFEKRGIKKFIAYFQAFSNTYAPTEELRKKYEEALVDDSIVQLSISTRPDLVPEEVLDLLEEFKKRVDVSVELGLQTVNYRTLKRINRGHTLAEFIDAAVRVKKRGFELVVHVILNLPWDDMEDVVETAKVLSALDVDGVKLHSLYVVEGTKLAEMYRKGEVKICSQEEYVERVITFLEYLSPKVVIHRLVADPPKEGTIFGNWGKSKIETINMIEKELERRDTYQGKKFDYLNW; encoded by the coding sequence GTGCGCTACAGGAAGCTCAGCGAGTATCTGAAAGAAAGATACGGAGAAAGAGTTCAGAGGATCGTGATCTTCGGAGGATTTTCCTGTCCAAACAGAGACGGAACGAAGGGAAAAGGTGGCTGTATCTACTGCGACGCCACCGGGAGTGGGTTCACTACGCTCATGAATCTTCCCATCAGAGAGCAGGTACTCAGAATGAAGGAGCGATTCGAAAAGAGAGGTATCAAAAAGTTCATAGCCTACTTCCAGGCGTTCAGCAACACGTACGCACCCACCGAGGAACTCAGAAAGAAATACGAAGAAGCGCTGGTGGACGATAGCATAGTTCAGCTTTCCATCTCTACAAGGCCCGATCTTGTCCCCGAAGAGGTGCTGGATCTCCTCGAAGAGTTCAAAAAGCGTGTGGATGTTTCCGTTGAGCTCGGGCTTCAGACGGTGAACTACAGGACCCTGAAGAGAATAAACAGAGGTCACACACTTGCGGAGTTCATCGACGCGGCTGTGCGAGTGAAAAAAAGAGGGTTTGAACTCGTCGTCCACGTGATACTGAACCTGCCCTGGGATGATATGGAAGATGTAGTGGAAACGGCGAAGGTACTTTCTGCCCTGGACGTGGACGGTGTGAAACTTCATTCCCTGTACGTGGTGGAAGGAACGAAACTTGCGGAGATGTACAGAAAGGGGGAGGTAAAGATCTGCAGTCAGGAAGAGTACGTGGAAAGGGTGATCACATTTCTTGAATATCTATCACCGAAGGTGGTCATTCACAGACTGGTCGCCGATCCGCCGAAAGAAGGCACAATATTTGGAAACTGGGGAAAGAGTAAAATAGAGACCATCAACATGATAGAGAAAGAACTTGAAAGGAGAGATACATATCAAGGGAAGAAGTTCGATTATCTTAACTGGTAG
- a CDS encoding DUF4234 domain-containing protein — MNVNLAWIGVIFSIASTMLLIKYYRGIAAGRPSHALGITVFFFSIVSSFSLLVVYRQWAALLNENALKTQKLAESHALDLKGKPIVPDWTYFAFVACWFLNFLFPGMWMFSLFQVVLFVVFLHFLFEAIKKLQEEKAYLYRTLFGVEYRPIIRERNVLFVLLLTMFTLGVYWLYLVIRLSKEINEFLDTDDRITKNLEVKP, encoded by the coding sequence GTGAACGTGAACCTCGCTTGGATCGGCGTGATCTTCTCGATTGCAAGCACCATGCTGTTGATAAAATATTACAGAGGGATCGCCGCTGGAAGGCCAAGCCATGCCCTTGGTATCACGGTATTCTTTTTCTCAATTGTCTCTTCTTTTTCTCTCCTTGTAGTCTACAGGCAATGGGCTGCTTTGCTGAATGAAAATGCCTTGAAAACGCAGAAGTTGGCAGAAAGCCATGCTCTTGATTTGAAAGGAAAACCGATCGTTCCAGACTGGACATATTTTGCCTTTGTTGCCTGCTGGTTTCTCAACTTTCTTTTCCCAGGAATGTGGATGTTTTCGTTGTTTCAGGTGGTACTCTTTGTAGTCTTTTTGCACTTTCTCTTCGAGGCGATCAAGAAACTTCAAGAAGAGAAGGCGTACCTCTACCGCACGCTGTTCGGTGTGGAATACCGACCCATCATCAGGGAGAGAAACGTCCTTTTTGTCCTTTTACTGACTATGTTCACGCTCGGTGTGTACTGGTTGTACCTGGTTATCAGACTTTCGAAGGAAATCAACGAATTCCTCGACACAGACGATCGAATCACGAAGAATCTGGAGGTGAAACCGTGA
- the miaA gene encoding tRNA (adenosine(37)-N6)-dimethylallyltransferase MiaA, with protein sequence MKIAIIGGPTAVGKTDLMVEVCEEINAEIVSMDSRQIYRYMDIGTAKPTPEQRERVHHHMIDILDPDKYYNAFLYREDSLKTVEDILRRGKIPVYVGGTGLYADALVRGIFEGVPADENIRKELRELEKREPGILRKMLEEFDPEAATRIHPNDLKRTIRALEVYMKTGKRISELQKEARGDDRFFIIVLTRERYDLYDRINKRVDKMIEIGFIDEVKKLLEMGYSKNLNSMKTIGYKEVIEYLEGKYDFEKMVHLIKRNTRHFARRQIIWFKRYESAVWYNLTFMNREELKRTLKELIMKNFSV encoded by the coding sequence ATGAAGATAGCCATAATAGGAGGCCCCACCGCCGTTGGGAAAACGGACCTTATGGTAGAAGTGTGTGAGGAGATAAACGCGGAGATTGTATCGATGGACTCAAGGCAAATCTACCGCTACATGGACATAGGAACGGCCAAGCCAACACCGGAGCAGAGAGAAAGGGTACATCACCACATGATCGACATACTGGATCCCGATAAGTACTACAACGCGTTTCTTTACAGAGAAGACTCGTTGAAAACTGTGGAGGATATCCTCAGGCGTGGAAAGATACCTGTCTACGTGGGTGGGACGGGGCTTTATGCAGATGCCCTCGTGAGGGGTATATTCGAAGGGGTGCCTGCAGACGAGAACATAAGAAAGGAACTGAGGGAGCTTGAAAAGAGAGAACCAGGGATCCTGAGGAAGATGCTCGAAGAATTCGACCCGGAAGCGGCAACGCGCATTCATCCGAACGATCTCAAAAGGACCATCAGAGCGCTCGAGGTTTACATGAAAACGGGAAAGAGGATATCCGAGCTTCAAAAAGAGGCGAGGGGAGACGACAGGTTCTTCATAATAGTGTTGACAAGGGAAAGATACGATCTTTACGACAGGATAAACAAAAGGGTGGACAAGATGATTGAAATAGGTTTCATAGACGAGGTGAAGAAACTTCTGGAAATGGGATACTCGAAGAACCTCAATTCGATGAAGACCATAGGCTACAAAGAGGTGATCGAATACCTGGAGGGAAAGTACGATTTCGAAAAGATGGTTCATCTTATAAAGAGGAACACGAGGCATTTTGCAAGAAGACAGATTATCTGGTTTAAGAGGTACGAAAGTGCCGTGTGGTACAATTTAACTTTCATGAACAGAGAAGAGTTAAAGAGGACTCTCAAAGAGCTGATAATGAAGAACTTTTCGGTATAA
- the hslV gene encoding ATP-dependent protease subunit HslV, whose protein sequence is MKFHGTTILVVKRNGKVVMGGDGQVTLGSTVLKGNARKVRKLGEGKVLAGFAGSVADAMTLFDRFEAKLREWSGNLMKAAVELAKDWRTDRVLRRLEALLLVADRDNTFIISGNGEVIQPDDDAAAIGSGGPYALAAAKALLRNTDLSAREIVEKAMMIAGEICIYTNQNIVIEEI, encoded by the coding sequence ATGAAATTCCACGGTACAACGATTCTCGTAGTGAAAAGAAATGGAAAGGTCGTAATGGGCGGGGATGGACAGGTGACACTCGGTTCCACTGTTTTGAAGGGAAACGCAAGAAAGGTGAGAAAGCTCGGTGAAGGGAAGGTGCTCGCCGGGTTTGCAGGATCAGTGGCGGATGCCATGACGTTATTCGATAGATTTGAGGCGAAGCTGAGAGAGTGGAGTGGAAACCTCATGAAAGCGGCGGTTGAACTTGCAAAGGACTGGAGAACCGATAGAGTTTTGAGGAGACTCGAAGCACTCCTTCTTGTAGCCGACAGGGATAACACCTTCATCATCTCTGGGAACGGTGAGGTCATTCAACCTGATGACGACGCAGCCGCCATAGGCTCCGGAGGGCCTTATGCACTCGCCGCTGCGAAGGCCCTGCTCAGAAACACAGATCTCTCCGCAAGGGAGATCGTAGAAAAGGCCATGATGATAGCTGGGGAGATCTGCATTTACACGAACCAGAACATCGTGATAGAAGAAATCTAG
- the hflX gene encoding GTPase HflX: protein MVVAVGRDEERIKESLEEMKGLCRTLGVEVVEWLWQKRAKPDPATYFGKGKLRKLKEIMKFCEADLVVVDDEITPVQSKNVREYLEMEVLDRTQVILEIFARHATSEEGKLQVEMASLLYELPRLVGKGEELSRLGGGIGTRGPGEPLLEVLRRHIKNRISQLRKRLREIEKEREIQRKQRLEKKIPHVSIVGYTNAGKSTLLKSLTESDVYIADKLFATLEPVTRRLRLKSGRLILMSDTVGFIKKLPHTIVSAFRATLEEVKYSDVLVHLVDASDPYAEEKMKASEKVLEEIGADRMPRILAFNKIDLCPRDRIEMLKRKHPEALFISAEKKAGLDHLLEKLEEILSQRDVQETLKIPIEKIGLVYALKDRLEILGEDYRDEYVLVTVKADKEILELLKGKVAS, encoded by the coding sequence ATCGTCGTTGCCGTTGGGAGGGACGAGGAGAGAATAAAAGAATCCCTCGAAGAAATGAAAGGGTTGTGCCGCACTCTTGGAGTGGAGGTTGTCGAATGGTTGTGGCAAAAGAGAGCAAAACCTGACCCTGCCACCTACTTTGGGAAGGGAAAATTGCGGAAACTCAAAGAGATAATGAAGTTTTGTGAGGCAGATCTCGTTGTGGTAGACGATGAGATCACGCCGGTTCAGTCGAAAAACGTACGGGAATACTTGGAAATGGAAGTGCTGGATAGAACCCAGGTGATCCTCGAGATCTTCGCACGTCATGCAACCAGCGAGGAAGGAAAGCTTCAAGTGGAGATGGCAAGTCTTCTCTACGAGTTACCAAGACTGGTTGGGAAAGGTGAGGAACTCTCGAGACTTGGTGGTGGTATTGGAACGAGGGGTCCCGGTGAACCCTTGCTCGAAGTTTTGAGAAGACACATTAAAAACCGCATTTCACAGCTGAGAAAGAGACTGAGGGAGATAGAAAAAGAGAGGGAGATTCAAAGAAAACAGAGACTGGAAAAGAAAATTCCCCACGTGTCCATTGTAGGTTACACCAACGCGGGAAAATCCACCCTCCTCAAATCACTCACAGAGAGCGATGTCTACATTGCGGACAAGCTCTTTGCTACACTCGAACCGGTGACGAGACGTTTGAGACTGAAAAGTGGAAGACTCATCCTGATGAGTGACACTGTGGGATTCATAAAGAAACTTCCCCACACAATTGTGAGCGCGTTCAGGGCAACTCTGGAAGAGGTGAAATACTCGGATGTTCTGGTACACCTTGTAGACGCATCCGATCCGTATGCCGAAGAGAAAATGAAGGCCTCAGAGAAAGTGCTGGAAGAGATCGGAGCAGACAGAATGCCGAGGATCCTTGCTTTCAACAAGATCGATCTTTGTCCCAGAGACAGAATAGAAATGTTGAAAAGGAAACATCCTGAGGCCCTGTTCATCTCGGCAGAGAAAAAAGCAGGACTCGATCATCTTTTGGAGAAGCTGGAGGAGATCTTGAGTCAGAGAGATGTTCAAGAGACCCTGAAAATTCCCATAGAAAAGATAGGACTGGTTTACGCCCTGAAGGATAGATTGGAGATATTGGGCGAGGACTATCGGGATGAGTACGTTCTTGTCACAGTGAAAGCCGACAAAGAAATCCTTGAGCTGTTGAAAGGGAAGGTGGCATCTTGA
- the hfq gene encoding RNA chaperone Hfq, producing MAEKFNLQDRFLNHLRVNKIEVKVYLVNGFQTKGFIRSFDSYTVLLESGNQQSLIYKHAISTIIPSSYVMLMPRKQEPTKEAETSENQGS from the coding sequence TTGGCAGAAAAGTTCAACCTTCAAGACAGATTTCTGAACCACCTCAGGGTCAACAAAATCGAGGTGAAGGTATACTTGGTGAACGGTTTTCAAACAAAGGGGTTCATCAGATCTTTTGACAGCTACACGGTTCTTCTGGAGAGTGGAAACCAGCAGAGTCTCATCTACAAACATGCCATCAGTACTATCATACCTTCATCCTATGTTATGTTGATGCCCAGAAAACAGGAACCAACGAAGGAGGCTGAAACCTCTGAAAACCAGGGATCTTGA
- a CDS encoding DUF6485 family protein, producing the protein MKTCPNKERNLSYCNCSYPGCPRKGICCECMHYHRQRGELPACYFPNDAEKTWDRSIEHFKRVV; encoded by the coding sequence GTGAAAACCTGTCCGAACAAAGAAAGGAACCTGTCCTACTGTAACTGTTCCTACCCGGGTTGTCCAAGGAAGGGAATTTGTTGTGAGTGTATGCACTACCACAGGCAGCGTGGTGAACTTCCAGCATGTTACTTCCCGAACGATGCGGAAAAGACCTGGGACAGATCGATCGAGCATTTCAAGAGAGTGGTGTGA
- a CDS encoding class I SAM-dependent methyltransferase — MKRFVVTTSHKPSKDQVIQARELAEKLGTDYIPRRRLKEIEVDFYYVVEKSRLSIKWPGGEFFFHPSAAILRMRNIRNGQRDYLIETLQPEGNEVVLDTTFGLGSEAILMAAFLPKGKVIGLEGSVHIYTVVKYGMKHFETDIKWLKEALKRIELYHTDFKRYVKEQPDNSFDVVYCDPMFENPVYASSAMNPLRPFAVYGTVNEDDVKEMLRIARKKVILKSHIKDSLFKRISMDELKGSRKSGVMYGVIYKQ, encoded by the coding sequence ATGAAGCGGTTCGTAGTCACAACGTCCCACAAACCAAGCAAAGATCAGGTGATACAGGCCAGAGAGCTCGCTGAGAAGCTCGGAACGGATTACATTCCAAGAAGACGCCTGAAGGAAATTGAGGTAGACTTCTATTACGTGGTGGAAAAGAGCAGACTTTCGATAAAATGGCCTGGCGGCGAGTTTTTCTTTCATCCATCCGCTGCCATCCTTCGCATGAGAAATATAAGAAACGGACAGAGAGACTACCTGATAGAGACCCTCCAGCCGGAAGGAAACGAGGTGGTTCTGGACACAACATTCGGTCTTGGAAGTGAGGCGATCCTCATGGCCGCTTTCCTTCCCAAAGGGAAAGTGATTGGTCTGGAGGGATCTGTTCACATATACACCGTGGTGAAGTACGGTATGAAGCATTTTGAAACAGACATAAAATGGTTGAAAGAGGCTCTGAAGAGAATAGAACTCTACCACACGGATTTCAAGAGATACGTCAAAGAACAACCCGATAACTCTTTCGACGTGGTGTATTGTGATCCCATGTTCGAGAATCCGGTGTATGCGTCTTCCGCTATGAATCCCCTCAGGCCCTTTGCAGTGTACGGCACGGTGAACGAGGATGATGTGAAAGAGATGCTCAGAATTGCCAGGAAGAAGGTCATTTTGAAGAGCCACATCAAGGACTCCCTCTTCAAAAGGATCAGTATGGACGAACTGAAGGGTTCCAGAAAAAGTGGTGTTATGTACGGGGTGATCTACAAGCAATGA
- a CDS encoding clostripain-related cysteine peptidase has product MKGEIHIKGRSSIILTGSLFLLLFSCVFVPNRTLSFLVWMAADNNLEDYIGQDLEEMKENPSWIDVFAMVDFASSPDTLYRVEGDLIPLKTFNEINSGDPGALSSFLNKYQGSDLSFLVIWNHGDWWRGEAQARTKGVAYDETNRAFLSVGEIKSVLRNSPVTVLGFDACLMGTFEILWVLKDCADYIVVSSKEVPAAGWNYTALRGVKDLSLLLYRIVQKYHEMYGEDFSLSVWDTSKLEEVMYWLNSISQYMMDNEVSPWSFSVERRTAGSSSTELIEFGSFATALRESSDGTLRDYGEKLYDAVVSARVFGTPEDYTDLLVYLPENVKNPEYWDDFSALSDFTRDSSWDDFILYWRDKN; this is encoded by the coding sequence TTGAAAGGAGAGATACATATCAAGGGAAGAAGTTCGATTATCTTAACTGGTAGTCTGTTTCTTCTGCTCTTCAGCTGTGTCTTTGTTCCCAACCGCACGCTCTCTTTTCTCGTCTGGATGGCCGCAGACAACAATCTGGAGGATTACATAGGTCAAGATCTGGAAGAGATGAAGGAAAATCCATCATGGATAGATGTTTTTGCGATGGTGGACTTTGCATCTTCTCCGGATACCCTCTATCGTGTGGAAGGTGATCTGATCCCTTTGAAAACGTTCAATGAGATAAACTCTGGGGATCCAGGTGCTCTCTCCTCGTTCTTGAACAAATACCAGGGGAGCGACCTTTCCTTCCTCGTGATCTGGAATCATGGAGACTGGTGGCGTGGCGAAGCGCAGGCGAGAACAAAGGGTGTGGCTTACGACGAAACGAACAGAGCTTTTCTCTCGGTAGGAGAGATAAAGAGTGTTTTAAGAAATTCTCCTGTCACGGTCCTTGGTTTTGATGCCTGCCTGATGGGAACCTTTGAGATTCTCTGGGTGCTCAAGGATTGTGCAGACTACATCGTAGTTTCCTCCAAAGAAGTGCCAGCGGCGGGCTGGAATTACACGGCGTTGAGAGGAGTGAAAGATCTTTCTTTGTTGCTTTACAGAATCGTTCAAAAGTACCACGAGATGTACGGGGAAGATTTCTCTTTGAGTGTCTGGGACACTTCGAAGCTAGAGGAAGTCATGTACTGGTTGAATAGTATTTCTCAATATATGATGGATAATGAAGTATCACCGTGGAGTTTCAGCGTCGAAAGGAGAACAGCAGGAAGTTCCAGCACCGAGCTCATAGAGTTTGGAAGTTTCGCGACGGCACTTCGGGAGTCTTCAGATGGAACACTCAGAGATTACGGAGAAAAGCTCTATGATGCTGTTGTTTCTGCCAGAGTCTTTGGAACACCGGAAGACTACACAGATCTTCTCGTGTATCTGCCGGAAAATGTGAAGAATCCAGAATACTGGGACGACTTTTCCGCCCTGAGTGATTTTACAAGAGATAGCAGCTGGGATGATTTCATTCTGTACTGGAGGGATAAAAATTGA
- the hslU gene encoding ATP-dependent protease ATPase subunit HslU: MKSFDEMTPKEIVRELDKYIVGQQEAKKAVAIAVRNRIRRQKLPEEWRKEVLPKNILMIGPTGVGKTEIARRLAQLSGSPFLKVEATRFTEVGYVGKNVDSMIRDLVEISVNMVKQEKIREVEKQAEELVEERILDALVPESKTTPVITNPFINLITGGQQQQFTPEDRRRFRVKREEMRERLRRGELEDEEIEVEIEETVSPFMGIFGPGMEDLGIEISNMFSGMFPKKKKKRRMKVSEARKVLLPMEAEKLIDMDKVIQEALDRAQNRGIIFIDEIDKIAGKEGASGPDVSRQGVQRDLLPIVEGTTIMTKYGPVRTDYILFIAAGAFHVSRPSDLIPELQGRFPIRVELSPLTEEDFVRILKEPENAIIKQYQALLSTEGVELTFTDDGVREMARIAYQLNQRLENIGARRLYTVAEKVLEEVSFEAPDIPEKKVIIDAEYVRRRLERIVQDEDLSAYIL; the protein is encoded by the coding sequence ATGAAGAGTTTCGACGAGATGACCCCAAAAGAAATTGTTCGGGAGCTCGATAAATACATCGTTGGTCAGCAGGAGGCGAAAAAAGCAGTCGCAATTGCCGTTCGAAACAGAATAAGAAGACAAAAGCTTCCCGAAGAATGGAGAAAGGAAGTCCTGCCGAAGAATATACTGATGATCGGACCCACAGGTGTTGGGAAAACGGAGATCGCTCGAAGGCTGGCTCAGCTCTCGGGTTCTCCATTCCTGAAAGTTGAGGCCACAAGATTCACAGAAGTAGGATACGTGGGGAAAAACGTGGACTCCATGATAAGGGATCTGGTCGAGATCAGCGTCAACATGGTAAAGCAGGAGAAGATAAGAGAAGTGGAAAAACAGGCGGAAGAGTTGGTGGAAGAGAGGATACTGGACGCCCTTGTTCCCGAGTCGAAAACCACACCAGTGATTACCAACCCCTTCATAAATCTAATCACAGGTGGTCAGCAGCAACAATTTACACCGGAAGACAGACGAAGGTTCAGAGTAAAAAGAGAAGAAATGCGGGAGAGACTCCGAAGAGGCGAGCTGGAAGACGAAGAAATAGAGGTGGAGATCGAAGAAACGGTTTCCCCCTTCATGGGTATCTTCGGACCCGGCATGGAAGATCTGGGAATAGAAATATCGAACATGTTCAGCGGAATGTTCCCGAAGAAAAAGAAAAAGAGGAGAATGAAAGTTTCGGAGGCGAGGAAAGTCCTTCTTCCCATGGAAGCGGAAAAGCTCATAGACATGGACAAGGTAATCCAAGAGGCACTGGACAGAGCGCAGAACAGGGGTATTATCTTCATAGATGAGATAGACAAGATAGCAGGAAAAGAGGGTGCTTCCGGTCCTGATGTCTCCAGACAGGGCGTTCAGAGAGATTTGTTGCCGATCGTTGAAGGTACCACGATCATGACGAAGTACGGACCTGTGAGGACGGACTACATTCTCTTCATAGCAGCGGGAGCTTTTCATGTCTCAAGACCATCCGACCTCATACCAGAACTCCAGGGGCGTTTTCCGATACGTGTGGAACTCTCACCACTCACCGAGGAAGACTTCGTGAGGATACTGAAAGAACCGGAGAATGCCATTATAAAACAGTATCAGGCACTCCTTTCGACGGAGGGTGTGGAACTTACTTTCACCGACGACGGCGTTAGAGAGATGGCAAGGATTGCCTACCAGCTCAACCAGAGGCTCGAAAATATCGGTGCAAGAAGACTGTACACCGTTGCAGAGAAAGTCCTCGAGGAGGTATCCTTTGAAGCACCGGACATCCCAGAAAAAAAGGTGATCATAGACGCAGAATATGTGAGAAGAAGGCTTGAGAGAATTGTTCAGGATGAAGATCTGAGTGCTTACATACTGTGA
- the mnmA gene encoding tRNA 2-thiouridine(34) synthase MnmA, with protein MKVGIALSGGVDSAVALYLLLKEGHEVKAFHMKTKDDEFFIRKEIKKKVCCSPSDTADAIRIAHSLGVEIEIVDVREIFREKVIKPFKADLLRGLTPNPCVHCNRYVKFGYFMDYVLSQGFDAFASGHYVRVEFSDRYGKKVLKKGIDKKKDQSYFLARIEPWRIEKLLFPNGNHTKEEIRKIAEEAGIHVAKKQESQDVCFIPDGNLENFLEEEGIKLTEGRVITMGEEIVGTHLGYPLYTIGQRRGMKIEKFGRRFYVKEKIPEENLLVVSELEGVFFSGLVAIDPVWHVDVPEKFRCVCRVRKKAEEAPAIVKVKDGEVEVSFEKKVFAVTPGQIAAFYDEDTLLGGAIIKEGIS; from the coding sequence TTGAAGGTAGGCATTGCACTGAGTGGTGGTGTGGACAGCGCAGTGGCCCTCTACCTTTTGCTCAAAGAAGGGCACGAGGTGAAGGCATTTCACATGAAAACGAAAGATGATGAGTTCTTCATAAGAAAAGAAATAAAAAAGAAGGTGTGCTGCAGTCCCTCGGACACAGCGGACGCAATCAGGATCGCTCACTCTCTGGGGGTGGAGATAGAGATCGTCGACGTGAGGGAAATTTTCAGGGAAAAGGTGATCAAACCCTTCAAAGCAGACCTGCTCAGGGGACTCACCCCCAATCCCTGTGTCCACTGCAACAGGTACGTGAAATTCGGCTATTTCATGGACTACGTTCTGTCGCAGGGATTCGATGCTTTTGCAAGCGGGCACTACGTACGTGTTGAGTTCAGTGACAGGTACGGAAAAAAGGTTCTAAAGAAAGGCATAGATAAGAAGAAAGACCAGTCGTATTTTCTTGCCAGGATAGAACCCTGGAGAATAGAAAAACTCCTCTTTCCGAATGGCAACCACACGAAGGAAGAGATAAGAAAAATCGCCGAAGAAGCAGGGATTCACGTGGCGAAAAAACAGGAAAGTCAGGACGTATGTTTCATACCCGATGGGAATCTGGAGAACTTTCTAGAAGAGGAAGGAATTAAGCTCACAGAAGGAAGGGTCATCACGATGGGTGAAGAGATCGTCGGAACTCATCTGGGTTATCCACTCTATACGATCGGACAGAGAAGGGGGATGAAGATAGAAAAGTTTGGCAGAAGATTCTATGTGAAGGAAAAGATACCAGAGGAAAACCTTCTGGTGGTATCGGAACTTGAAGGTGTCTTCTTCTCCGGACTGGTTGCCATCGATCCTGTCTGGCACGTTGATGTTCCAGAGAAGTTCAGGTGTGTCTGCAGGGTGAGAAAGAAGGCGGAAGAAGCTCCTGCAATCGTCAAGGTGAAAGATGGTGAGGTGGAGGTCAGTTTCGAGAAGAAGGTCTTCGCGGTGACTCCCGGACAGATCGCTGCTTTCTACGATGAAGACACACTTCTTGGAGGAGCGATCATAAAGGAGGGAATTTCATGA